A single Struthio camelus isolate bStrCam1 chromosome 6, bStrCam1.hap1, whole genome shotgun sequence DNA region contains:
- the SPP2 gene encoding secreted phosphoprotein 24 has translation MRILIFVFTLSIFSCSGIPVYDYELPVTEEALNASIARINSQSRGPNLYGVVRSHVRSVDMWNSNDYKLVLQFSIRETVCTKVSGRDPFTCDFKIGPFVPTAFCRSVVVVSEEQIVNMVVQCHQDMSSSESISSEEMMHMQIMNPNRLGSGHSEGLFAPEAFPSSRRGNSHGHWHKRSYISSDKTE, from the exons ATGAGGATCTTAATTTTTGTCTTTACACTGAGCATTTTCTCATGTTCAG GGATTCCAGTGTATGACTATGAACTGCCTGTCACAGAAGAGGCTCTCAATGCTTCCATTGCAAGAATCAATTCTCAGTCACGGGGGCCAAACTTGTACGGTGTTGTCAGGAGCCATGTTAGAAGT GTTGACATGTGGAACAGCAATGATTACAAACTAGTGCTGCAGTTCAGTATCCGTGAAACCGTATGCACAAAAGTTTCAGGGAGAGACCCATTCACATGTGATTTCAAAATAGGGCCTTTTGTG CCAACTGCTTTCTGCAGAAGTGTTGTGGTAGTCTCTGAAGAGCAGATCGTGAACATGGTTGTCCAGTGCCATCAGGACATGTCCAGCTCGGAATCGATAAGCAGTGAGGAG ATGATGCATATGCAGATAATGAACCCCAACAGGCTAGGCAGCGGTCACAGTGAAG GTCTCTTTGCTCCTGAAGCCTTCCCTTCAAGTAGAAGAGGTAACAGCCACGGACACTGGCACAAACGCAGCTATATCAGCTCTGACAAGACTGAATAA